Proteins from a single region of Verrucosispora sp. NA02020:
- the purM gene encoding phosphoribosylformylglycinamidine cyclo-ligase — MTHVSERSGAGSSPTGGGDRQSWTAGTGRPARKRSVSYADAGVSIEAGDRAVELLKSKVKQTRRPEVMGDLGGFAGLFRLDTTKYKNPILASSTDGVGTKLVIAQQLDIHDTVGIDLVAMVVDDLVACGAEPLFLLDYIATGEVVPDRVAEIGAGIADGCRYAGCALLGGETAEHPGVLRPDEYDISATGVGVVEESELLSPERVEVGDVVIAMRSSGLHSNGYSLVRHVLLGAGRMRLDVVIDDFGRQRTLGEELLTPTKIYAQDCLKLIAEAEVRSLAHVTGGGIPGNLVRILPEHVDAVVNRSTWKPQPIFDLIQSKGRIDDPEMEATFNMGVGMFAIVSAEDADRALATLTGRGVDAWQAGEIIEGTGEVQMIGQHTRG, encoded by the coding sequence GTGACGCACGTGTCCGAGCGCAGCGGCGCAGGAAGCAGCCCGACCGGCGGCGGCGACCGTCAGTCCTGGACGGCCGGCACCGGCCGCCCCGCTCGCAAACGTTCCGTCTCGTACGCGGACGCCGGCGTGTCGATCGAGGCGGGCGACCGCGCGGTCGAGCTGCTCAAGTCCAAGGTCAAGCAGACCCGACGGCCGGAGGTGATGGGCGACCTCGGCGGCTTCGCCGGCCTGTTCCGGCTGGACACCACGAAGTACAAGAACCCGATCCTGGCCTCCTCCACGGACGGCGTCGGCACCAAGCTGGTGATCGCGCAGCAGCTGGACATCCACGACACGGTCGGCATCGACCTGGTCGCGATGGTCGTCGACGACCTGGTGGCCTGCGGCGCCGAGCCGCTGTTCCTGCTGGACTACATCGCCACCGGTGAGGTCGTGCCGGACCGGGTCGCCGAGATCGGCGCCGGTATCGCCGACGGTTGCCGGTACGCGGGCTGCGCGCTGCTCGGTGGGGAGACCGCCGAGCACCCGGGTGTGCTCCGCCCCGACGAGTACGACATCTCGGCCACCGGCGTGGGCGTGGTGGAGGAGAGCGAACTCCTCAGCCCGGAGCGGGTCGAGGTGGGTGACGTGGTGATCGCCATGCGCTCGTCCGGCCTGCACTCCAACGGCTACTCCCTGGTCCGGCACGTGCTGCTGGGCGCCGGCCGGATGCGGCTGGACGTGGTGATTGACGACTTCGGCCGGCAGCGCACCCTCGGCGAGGAGCTGCTGACCCCGACCAAGATCTACGCGCAGGACTGCCTCAAGCTGATCGCCGAGGCGGAGGTGCGGTCGCTGGCCCACGTCACCGGCGGTGGCATCCCCGGCAACCTGGTGCGCATCCTGCCCGAGCACGTGGACGCGGTGGTCAACCGCTCCACCTGGAAGCCGCAACCGATCTTCGACCTGATCCAGTCCAAGGGGCGGATCGACGACCCGGAGATGGAGGCGACCTTCAACATGGGCGTCGGCATGTTCGCGATCGTCTCGGCCGAGGACGCCGACCGCGCGCTGGCCACGCTGACCGGTCGCGGGGTGGACGCGTGGCAGGCCGGCGAGATCATCGAGGGCACCGGTGAGGTGCAGATGATCGGACAGCACACTCGCGGCTGA
- a CDS encoding bifunctional 2-polyprenyl-6-hydroxyphenol methylase/3-demethylubiquinol 3-O-methyltransferase UbiG has protein sequence MTGEPRIGDVFGELLRDALAVATGVGPRPLAGGRLPRPVIEIIERDDGLVNGAPAAHYLAGPQEWQPHDHRAVDRVRGATLDVGVGGGRIALLLQERGVPVTGLDVSPGALAVCRRRGVRDLVHGTVDEHCADGRRYDTFLLLGNNLGLFEGRERAPAFLAALAAMANPGAQVIAHGTDPYGTTDPLHSRYHERNRRRGRLGGQLRLRLRYRELGTPWFDYLVCSPGELADLVRGTAWRLTDVDDRDAPYYLATLRLS, from the coding sequence GTGACGGGGGAACCACGGATCGGTGACGTCTTCGGAGAACTGCTGCGCGACGCGCTGGCGGTGGCGACCGGGGTCGGTCCCCGGCCGCTGGCCGGCGGGCGGCTGCCCCGACCGGTCATCGAGATCATCGAACGGGACGACGGGCTGGTCAACGGCGCGCCCGCCGCCCACTACCTGGCCGGGCCGCAGGAGTGGCAACCACACGACCACCGGGCCGTGGACCGGGTGCGGGGCGCGACACTGGACGTCGGCGTCGGCGGCGGCCGGATCGCGCTGCTGTTGCAGGAGCGCGGCGTACCCGTGACCGGGCTGGACGTCTCGCCCGGCGCGCTCGCGGTGTGCCGTCGTCGGGGCGTACGCGATCTGGTGCACGGCACGGTCGACGAGCACTGCGCCGACGGGCGGCGCTACGACACGTTCCTGTTGCTCGGCAACAACCTGGGCCTGTTCGAGGGTCGGGAGCGCGCACCCGCCTTCCTGGCGGCCCTGGCCGCGATGGCCAACCCCGGGGCGCAGGTGATCGCGCACGGCACCGACCCGTACGGCACCACCGATCCGCTGCACAGCCGCTACCACGAGCGCAACCGTCGACGGGGCCGCCTCGGCGGGCAGCTCCGGCTGCGGCTGCGCTACCGCGAACTCGGTACGCCCTGGTTCGACTACCTGGTCTGCTCGCCGGGCGAACTCGCCGACCTGGTCCGGGGCACCGCCTGGCGACTGACCGACGTGGACGACCGGGACGCCCCGTACTACCTCGCCACCCTGCGCCTGAGCTGA
- a CDS encoding polysaccharide deacetylase family protein — translation MRTRVLLACVTSLVLLVTGCGGGGESPQATTPSSPPPSAALPPEPSPSPTLAPPKPPLRALPAKLPAGLVRTTGAEGVALTFDDGPDPTWTPKVLDRLKKAGVTATFCVVGAQVRKHPDLLRRIVREGHQLCNHSWNHDLDLARRPVAEIRADLVRTNKEIRRAVPDAEIPFYRQPGGRWTAEVVRVAKKLDMRSLHWTVDPQDWAKPTAATIEKRVKRSAKPGAVVLLHDGGGNRAATLAACTRVIAALKRDLGITKLG, via the coding sequence ATGCGTACCCGTGTCCTGCTCGCGTGTGTCACGAGCCTGGTCCTCCTGGTGACCGGCTGCGGCGGTGGCGGCGAGTCGCCCCAGGCGACCACCCCGTCCAGCCCTCCTCCGTCGGCCGCCCTGCCCCCGGAGCCCTCGCCGTCACCGACGCTGGCCCCGCCCAAGCCCCCACTGCGGGCCCTGCCGGCCAAGCTGCCGGCCGGGCTGGTCCGCACCACCGGGGCCGAGGGGGTGGCTCTCACCTTCGACGACGGACCCGATCCGACCTGGACGCCCAAGGTGCTCGACCGCCTGAAGAAGGCGGGCGTCACCGCCACCTTCTGTGTGGTCGGCGCCCAGGTCCGCAAGCATCCCGACCTGCTCCGGCGGATCGTCCGGGAGGGGCACCAGCTCTGCAACCACAGCTGGAACCACGACCTCGACCTCGCCCGGCGGCCGGTCGCCGAGATCCGCGCCGACCTGGTCCGGACGAACAAGGAGATCCGGCGGGCGGTGCCCGACGCGGAGATCCCGTTCTACCGCCAGCCCGGCGGCCGGTGGACCGCCGAGGTGGTGCGGGTCGCCAAGAAGCTGGACATGCGGTCGCTGCACTGGACGGTGGACCCGCAGGACTGGGCCAAGCCGACCGCCGCCACGATCGAGAAGCGGGTGAAGCGCAGCGCCAAGCCCGGCGCGGTGGTGCTGCTGCACGACGGAGGCGGCAATCGGGCCGCCACGCTCGCCGCCTGCACCAGGGTGATCGCCGCCCTGAAGCGCGACCTCGGCATCACCAAGCTCGGATAG
- a CDS encoding Glu/Leu/Phe/Val dehydrogenase: MGVFATSDDPGSTGHEQVVFCQDKQTGLKAIIGIYSTALGPALGGTRFYPYASEEAALADVLDLSRGMAYKNALAGLDLGGGKAVIWGDPEQIKSEALLRAYGRFVESLSGRYYTACDVGTYVPDMDVIARETRYVTGRSVEHGGAGDSSILTAWGVFQGMRAAAEHVWGVPTLHGRRVGVAGLGKVGKYLVGHLLEDGAEVVATDVSPRALDWARTTHPEVTLVEDASALAAADIDVYAPCALGGALDDDTVGALRAKVVAGAANNQLAHSGVEKLLADRGILYAPDYVVNAGGVIQVADEIEGFDFDRAKLRATRIFDTTREILRLADTDGVPPAVAADRLAERRMADIGRLRAIHLR; the protein is encoded by the coding sequence ATGGGCGTATTCGCCACTTCCGACGACCCGGGATCCACGGGCCACGAGCAGGTCGTGTTCTGCCAGGACAAGCAGACCGGCCTGAAGGCGATCATCGGGATCTACTCCACCGCGCTCGGCCCGGCGCTGGGTGGCACCCGCTTCTACCCGTACGCGAGCGAGGAGGCCGCCCTCGCCGACGTGCTCGACCTGTCCCGCGGCATGGCGTACAAGAACGCTCTCGCCGGGCTGGACCTGGGTGGCGGCAAGGCGGTCATCTGGGGTGACCCCGAGCAGATCAAGAGCGAGGCGCTGCTGCGCGCGTACGGCCGCTTCGTGGAGTCGCTGAGCGGGCGCTACTACACCGCCTGCGACGTCGGCACGTACGTGCCGGACATGGACGTCATCGCCCGCGAGACGCGGTACGTCACGGGCCGCAGTGTCGAGCACGGCGGCGCCGGCGATTCCTCGATCCTCACCGCCTGGGGCGTCTTCCAGGGCATGCGCGCGGCGGCCGAGCACGTCTGGGGGGTCCCCACGCTGCACGGCAGGCGGGTCGGTGTGGCCGGCCTGGGCAAGGTCGGCAAGTACCTGGTCGGTCACCTGCTGGAGGACGGCGCCGAGGTGGTGGCCACCGACGTGAGCCCCCGCGCGCTGGACTGGGCGCGGACCACCCACCCCGAGGTGACGCTCGTCGAGGACGCGTCCGCGCTGGCCGCCGCCGACATCGACGTGTACGCGCCCTGCGCCCTGGGCGGCGCCCTGGACGACGACACGGTCGGCGCGCTGCGGGCGAAGGTGGTCGCCGGTGCGGCGAACAACCAGCTCGCCCACTCGGGCGTGGAGAAGCTGCTCGCCGACCGGGGCATCCTCTACGCGCCGGACTACGTGGTGAACGCCGGTGGTGTGATCCAGGTCGCGGACGAGATCGAGGGCTTCGACTTCGACCGCGCCAAGCTGCGGGCGACCCGCATCTTCGACACCACGCGGGAGATCCTCCGGCTCGCCGACACCGACGGTGTCCCGCCCGCCGTGGCGGCCGACCGGCTGGCGGAGCGGCGGATGGCCGACATCGGCCGGCTGCGCGCGATCCACCTGCGGTGA
- the amcA gene encoding multiple cyclophane-containing RiPP AmcA, with translation MPETTGHREPERVTGNEADRVTDRVREAAAGLTALLQEAEAARRLRAEVTGGDGASAVCAWNHFENIPTFYNWNNRPR, from the coding sequence ATGCCCGAGACCACAGGTCACCGGGAGCCCGAGCGGGTGACGGGTAACGAGGCCGACCGGGTCACCGACCGGGTGCGGGAGGCCGCTGCCGGGCTCACCGCACTGCTCCAGGAGGCGGAGGCCGCACGACGGCTACGAGCGGAGGTGACGGGCGGCGACGGGGCGAGCGCGGTCTGCGCCTGGAACCACTTCGAGAACATCCCGACGTTCTACAACTGGAACAACCGGCCTCGCTGA
- a CDS encoding SRPBCC family protein translates to MGQGITDPIDIRQDHERFTIHSALVVPAAPEQAYAVFTSRLADWWVMEYTWSGPEALAELGMELQAGGMLYEIGPYGFRSDWGRVLTWDPPRRLVFTWQIGADRAPVPDPAQASEVEVLFTPEGSGTLVEVAHRHFDRHGQAAEGYRQALTAGWHELLSRYATTVVQSGT, encoded by the coding sequence ATGGGACAGGGGATTACTGATCCGATCGACATCCGACAGGATCACGAGCGGTTCACGATCCACAGCGCCCTGGTCGTCCCGGCCGCCCCCGAGCAGGCCTACGCGGTGTTCACCAGCAGGCTCGCCGACTGGTGGGTGATGGAGTACACCTGGTCCGGCCCGGAGGCCCTGGCCGAGCTTGGCATGGAGCTGCAGGCCGGCGGCATGCTCTATGAGATCGGCCCCTACGGCTTCCGCAGCGACTGGGGCCGGGTGCTGACCTGGGATCCGCCCCGGCGGCTGGTGTTCACCTGGCAGATCGGGGCGGACCGCGCCCCGGTGCCCGATCCGGCGCAGGCCAGCGAGGTCGAGGTGCTGTTCACGCCGGAAGGCTCCGGCACCCTGGTCGAGGTCGCGCACCGGCACTTCGACCGGCACGGCCAGGCCGCGGAGGGCTACCGGCAGGCGCTGACCGCCGGCTGGCACGAGCTGCTGTCCCGGTACGCCACCACGGTGGTCCAGTCCGGCACCTGA
- a CDS encoding BldC family transcriptional regulator — protein sequence MASRTHEPEPLLTPAEVASMFRVDPKTVTRWAKAGKLSAIRTLGGHRRYRESEVRALLQGQIPQQRQGD from the coding sequence ATGGCATCGCGAACGCACGAACCAGAGCCGCTACTCACACCGGCCGAGGTGGCGTCGATGTTCCGTGTCGACCCGAAGACGGTGACCCGCTGGGCGAAGGCCGGCAAGCTGAGCGCCATCCGGACCCTGGGCGGCCACCGCCGGTATCGCGAGTCCGAGGTCAGGGCGCTGTTGCAGGGGCAGATCCCGCAGCAGCGTCAGGGGGACTGA
- a CDS encoding DUF3073 domain-containing protein: protein MGRGRAKAKQTKVARELKYHSPNTDLAALQRELGGSGKSDHHFDDDKEYVDDDEDHAEDDPDTWVRPTR, encoded by the coding sequence ATGGGGCGCGGCCGTGCTAAGGCCAAGCAGACAAAGGTGGCCCGGGAGCTGAAGTATCACTCCCCGAACACCGACCTCGCCGCCTTGCAGCGAGAACTCGGCGGCAGCGGCAAGTCGGACCACCATTTCGACGACGACAAAGAGTACGTCGACGATGATGAGGACCACGCCGAGGACGACCCGGACACCTGGGTCCGTCCCACCCGCTGA
- a CDS encoding 3-hydroxyacyl-CoA dehydrogenase family protein codes for MTERFVVVGAGTMGLGIAYVAAGAGHTVELVEVDRERGAEAMIRLAELWDRGVRRGKLTVGQAAANQERVTLRAGLAEVAAEPQVIVEAVPERRDLKRAVLAEAEALHPALLGSNTSSIPIAELAQGLRRPERFCGLHFFNPVWAMALLEIVVGAATAPETTAAAVTLATRLGKDPVVVRDMPGFATSRLGVALGLEAIRMVADGVADPADIDKAMVLGYRHPVGPLELTDLVGLDVRLDIARTLQAAYGDRFAPPPLLTEMVAAGRLGKKSGQGFYHWVDGVRTDGTARPETGEGTPGAASADRTGAVR; via the coding sequence ATGACTGAACGATTCGTGGTGGTGGGTGCCGGCACCATGGGCCTCGGCATCGCGTACGTGGCGGCCGGCGCCGGCCACACGGTGGAACTGGTCGAGGTGGACCGGGAACGCGGTGCGGAGGCAATGATCCGGCTCGCCGAGCTGTGGGACCGGGGCGTCCGGCGCGGCAAGTTGACCGTGGGGCAGGCCGCCGCGAACCAGGAACGCGTCACCCTGCGGGCGGGCCTGGCCGAGGTGGCTGCGGAGCCACAGGTGATCGTGGAGGCGGTGCCGGAACGGCGCGACCTGAAGCGGGCCGTGCTGGCCGAGGCGGAGGCGCTGCACCCGGCCCTGTTGGGCAGCAACACCTCCAGCATCCCGATCGCCGAGCTGGCCCAGGGACTGCGCCGGCCCGAGCGCTTCTGCGGGCTGCACTTCTTCAACCCGGTCTGGGCGATGGCGCTGCTGGAGATCGTGGTCGGCGCGGCCACCGCGCCGGAGACCACCGCCGCCGCCGTCACGCTCGCCACCCGGCTGGGCAAGGACCCCGTGGTGGTACGCGACATGCCGGGCTTCGCCACCTCCCGGCTCGGGGTGGCCCTCGGTCTGGAGGCGATCCGGATGGTCGCCGACGGGGTGGCCGACCCGGCCGACATCGACAAGGCCATGGTGCTCGGCTACCGGCACCCGGTCGGGCCACTGGAGCTGACCGACCTGGTGGGTCTGGACGTACGCCTCGACATCGCCCGCACCCTCCAGGCCGCGTACGGGGACCGGTTCGCGCCGCCACCGCTGCTGACCGAGATGGTGGCGGCCGGTCGGCTGGGCAAGAAGTCGGGGCAGGGCTTCTATCACTGGGTCGACGGTGTGCGTACGGACGGCACGGCGCGGCCTGAGACGGGCGAGGGGACGCCGGGCGCGGCTTCCGCCGACCGGACGGGCGCGGTCCGATGA
- the amcB gene encoding cyclophane-forming radical SAM peptide maturase AmcB, whose protein sequence is MRGLAGVPSYVVMQPTTLCNLDCAYCYLPLRAADRRMPVAVAEAVAASVNPWAASGRFSVVWHGGEPLAAGRERLAALMAPFAAEVEHHVQTNATLIDDAWCEFFVTHRIRVSVSVDGPRARNGDRVTRAGHPAYDRIVRGVATLRRHDLPFSALAVVNDPSPERAAELYAYFLDLGCEVLGVNIEETEGVNTRDNAHDAAAVTGFWAELVAAWRREPRIHLREVEWSLRYAAAVLDGTADDLLPASLDPIPTVAHDGAVVVLSPELAGFTDPRHGDFSSGNVLATPLHSILAGAAGTGWVGEFLSGVEACRSSCPYFGFCGGGHAANRYFELGRFDGTETEHCRNSKIRLLEGVLDHARDHRSPGARAGDG, encoded by the coding sequence ATGCGGGGTCTGGCCGGCGTCCCGTCGTACGTCGTGATGCAGCCCACCACCCTCTGCAATCTGGATTGCGCGTACTGCTATCTGCCGTTGCGCGCGGCGGACCGGCGGATGCCGGTGGCGGTGGCGGAGGCGGTGGCCGCCTCGGTGAACCCGTGGGCCGCCTCCGGGCGGTTCTCGGTGGTCTGGCACGGCGGGGAGCCGCTCGCGGCGGGCCGGGAGCGACTGGCGGCGCTGATGGCGCCGTTCGCCGCCGAGGTGGAACACCATGTGCAGACCAACGCCACGCTGATCGACGACGCGTGGTGCGAGTTCTTCGTGACGCACCGGATCCGCGTCAGCGTCAGCGTGGACGGGCCCCGGGCGCGTAACGGGGACCGGGTCACCCGGGCCGGTCATCCGGCGTACGACCGGATCGTGCGGGGTGTGGCGACGTTGCGCCGGCACGACCTGCCGTTCTCGGCGCTGGCCGTGGTGAACGACCCGTCGCCGGAGCGGGCGGCGGAGTTGTACGCCTACTTCCTCGACCTCGGGTGCGAGGTGCTCGGGGTCAACATCGAGGAGACCGAGGGCGTCAACACCCGTGACAACGCTCACGACGCCGCCGCGGTGACCGGTTTCTGGGCCGAGCTGGTCGCGGCCTGGCGACGCGAGCCACGGATCCACCTGCGGGAGGTCGAGTGGTCGCTGCGGTACGCCGCCGCGGTCCTGGACGGCACGGCGGACGACCTGTTGCCGGCCAGTCTCGACCCGATCCCCACCGTGGCGCACGACGGCGCGGTGGTCGTGCTCTCACCGGAGCTGGCCGGATTCACCGATCCGCGCCACGGCGACTTCAGCAGCGGGAACGTCCTGGCCACACCGTTGCACTCGATTCTCGCCGGTGCGGCCGGCACGGGCTGGGTCGGTGAGTTCCTGAGCGGGGTGGAGGCCTGCCGCTCGTCCTGCCCGTACTTCGGTTTCTGTGGCGGAGGCCACGCGGCCAACCGCTACTTCGAGCTGGGCCGTTTCGACGGTACGGAGACCGAGCACTGCCGCAACAGCAAGATCCGCCTACTGGAGGGAGTGTTGGATCATGCCCGAGACCACAGGTCACCGGGAGCCCGAGCGGGTGACGGGTAA
- a CDS encoding PPOX class F420-dependent oxidoreductase, which translates to MTTLDRLSAEKYILLTTFRKDGRAVPTPVWAVRDGDALAVWSAADAGKVKRIRRSGDVTVAPCDVRGRPHGEAVPARASLYDPGATDRIRGLIKQKYRVIGRLTLLGSRLRRGTGGTVGIRVELTG; encoded by the coding sequence GTGACCACGTTGGACCGCCTCTCGGCGGAGAAGTACATACTCCTTACGACCTTCCGCAAGGACGGCCGCGCGGTGCCGACCCCGGTCTGGGCGGTACGCGACGGCGACGCCCTGGCGGTGTGGTCTGCGGCGGATGCCGGCAAGGTGAAGCGGATCCGGCGCAGTGGGGATGTCACGGTGGCGCCGTGCGACGTGCGCGGTCGACCCCATGGCGAGGCGGTGCCCGCCCGGGCGAGCCTCTACGACCCCGGAGCGACCGATCGCATCCGGGGGCTGATCAAGCAGAAGTACCGAGTGATCGGGCGGCTGACGCTGCTCGGCAGCCGACTCCGCCGGGGCACCGGCGGCACGGTGGGGATCCGGGTCGAGCTGACCGGCTGA
- a CDS encoding enoyl-CoA hydratase/isomerase family protein: MSGGLRVEERPDRLVVTLDRPEKRNAIDADLIAALHEVCADLEARPRMLLLTGGTDGIFAGGADIGQLRERGRLDALAAINSAAFARIRALPMPTVAAVDGPALGGGAELAYACDLRVCTERAVFGQPEVRLGILAGAGATHRLPALVGEARAKELLFTGRRVDAAEASRIGLVNRVVAGPEELLPAAHALIDEMAKGSALALRLTKLAVDAPPAAHPHLDLVSQAVLFEDDEKYRRMTDFLDRRRGR, from the coding sequence ATGAGCGGCGGGCTGCGGGTCGAGGAACGCCCGGACCGGCTGGTGGTCACACTGGACCGGCCGGAGAAGCGCAACGCCATCGACGCCGACCTGATCGCCGCGCTGCACGAGGTCTGCGCCGACCTGGAGGCCCGTCCCCGGATGCTGTTGCTGACCGGCGGCACCGACGGGATCTTCGCCGGTGGGGCGGACATCGGTCAGCTACGCGAGCGGGGCCGCCTGGATGCGCTGGCCGCGATCAACTCGGCCGCCTTCGCCCGGATCCGGGCGCTGCCGATGCCGACCGTGGCGGCCGTCGACGGTCCTGCGCTGGGCGGTGGCGCCGAGCTCGCGTACGCCTGCGATCTGCGGGTCTGCACCGAGCGGGCGGTCTTCGGCCAGCCGGAGGTGCGGCTCGGCATCCTGGCCGGTGCCGGCGCGACGCACCGGCTGCCGGCGCTGGTCGGTGAGGCTCGGGCCAAGGAACTGCTGTTCACCGGTCGCCGGGTGGACGCGGCGGAGGCGTCCCGGATCGGACTGGTCAACCGGGTGGTGGCGGGGCCGGAGGAGTTGCTGCCGGCGGCCCACGCGCTGATCGACGAGATGGCGAAGGGCTCGGCGCTGGCGCTGCGGCTGACCAAGCTCGCCGTGGACGCACCGCCCGCCGCCCATCCGCACCTGGACCTGGTCAGCCAGGCGGTGCTCTTCGAGGACGACGAGAAGTACCGCCGGATGACGGATTTCCTGGACCGGCGTCGCGGTCGCTGA
- a CDS encoding ABC transporter substrate-binding protein codes for MHMSRGLRAAIMATCATLLLATSACGNDQTEEAGADQVRLYGTDGNMLNSYPEELQDRANLVDGMKGTTPLTPLPEDFKNRLRSMDPGLNDFLYAAEAYDAVVISALATELAGSTNPAAIARQIVGVTNEGTRCETPAQCLRLARDGDDIEYRSVSITRAGFTDAGEPATASYATLHFDNQQLNDAKTEFVGAGDESAASTKAPPRGSQQPSGAPLVLGGLLPKTGDLALAYPPIAAGVGLAIKEINAAGGVLDEDVVWIDGDDGTDPTVAKRTVASHVGAGVHVIIGAGASGISAAVLPDVVAAGRILFSPSNTAASLTDAEDKGLYFRTAPPDSLQGRALADVILRDGPQKIAIVARKDAYGEGLQEAVRAELERAGFGGDKVTLLGYEPGEGADAAPINFSDGAKQIKDFGADAVLLIGFSESAAVIRALADADVPLAALGR; via the coding sequence ATGCACATGTCACGCGGCTTGCGGGCGGCCATCATGGCCACCTGCGCCACCCTCCTGCTCGCCACCAGCGCATGCGGGAACGACCAGACCGAGGAGGCGGGCGCCGACCAGGTGCGCCTCTACGGTACGGACGGCAACATGCTCAACTCGTACCCGGAAGAGTTGCAGGATCGCGCCAACCTCGTCGACGGCATGAAGGGCACCACTCCCCTGACTCCGCTGCCGGAGGACTTCAAGAACCGGCTCCGGTCCATGGACCCGGGGCTGAACGACTTCCTCTACGCCGCCGAGGCGTACGACGCGGTGGTGATCAGCGCGCTCGCGACGGAACTCGCCGGCAGCACCAACCCGGCGGCCATCGCCCGGCAGATCGTCGGCGTCACCAACGAGGGCACCCGCTGCGAGACCCCCGCCCAGTGCCTGCGGCTGGCCCGCGACGGCGACGACATCGAGTACCGCAGCGTGTCGATCACCCGCGCCGGGTTCACCGACGCCGGTGAGCCCGCCACCGCCAGTTACGCCACCCTGCACTTCGACAACCAGCAGCTCAACGACGCCAAGACGGAGTTCGTCGGCGCCGGGGACGAGTCGGCGGCGAGCACGAAGGCGCCGCCGCGTGGCAGCCAGCAGCCCAGCGGCGCGCCGCTCGTCCTCGGCGGTCTGCTGCCCAAGACCGGCGACCTGGCCCTGGCGTACCCGCCGATCGCAGCCGGTGTGGGCCTGGCGATCAAGGAGATCAACGCGGCCGGCGGTGTGCTCGACGAGGACGTGGTCTGGATCGACGGCGACGACGGCACGGACCCGACGGTCGCCAAGCGGACGGTCGCCAGCCACGTCGGTGCCGGGGTGCACGTGATCATCGGGGCCGGCGCCTCCGGTATCTCAGCCGCCGTCCTGCCGGACGTGGTGGCGGCCGGCCGCATCCTCTTCTCCCCGTCGAACACCGCCGCGTCGCTGACCGACGCGGAGGACAAGGGCCTCTACTTCCGTACCGCGCCGCCGGACAGCCTCCAGGGTCGGGCGTTGGCCGACGTGATCCTCCGCGACGGGCCGCAGAAGATCGCCATCGTGGCCCGTAAGGACGCCTACGGCGAGGGCCTCCAAGAGGCCGTCCGGGCCGAACTGGAGCGGGCCGGGTTCGGCGGCGACAAGGTGACGCTGCTCGGCTACGAGCCGGGCGAGGGTGCCGACGCCGCACCGATCAACTTCAGTGACGGTGCCAAGCAGATCAAGGATTTCGGTGCCGACGCCGTACTTCTCATCGGCTTCAGCGAGTCGGCCGCGGTGATCCGGGCGCTGGCGGACGCCGACGTGCCGCTGGCCGCGCTGGGCCGCTGA